Proteins co-encoded in one Spirosoma endbachense genomic window:
- a CDS encoding T9SS type A sorting domain-containing protein, with protein sequence MADPITLTLTPASPAVCSGGSVALALTGCPVAGTVRWSTNQTGASITVSPAQTTSYTATCSVSGPQGTTTASATSQVVVSQPIVLTSNPASTSACEGAVVSFSVTANGSGIAYSWSRNGVPIPGTNSPQLSLASITMAQAGAYAVTLSNQCGNVSSSAAQLAIVPGLTISSAVTPANCTGASTGQIFITASGGTGPRQFQLNGQGSQVENIFSNLKAGTYQVSVKDVLGCTAQTTAQIKEPTPVVLTVKVVNAKCSGGSDGGVFVAATGGNTPYQFQINGGPLQTGESFFDLKDKTAYIVTAVDGTGCATSQTAVVGAPQAIDIKATIGSAKCTGSADGTINILSSGGTGSYQYQIGAGVFQAGTLFTGLAAKTYEVTVKDGSGCLGKKSIAVPEPLTLKLTAAITPVNCFGDNSGAITLTPSGGTGSVQYQLTSTKTPQKSNVFKALALGDYTVVGTDSNGCTALLPVTIGKSDPLKVQASIVPATCCVCPTGQVALTSGGGTGTGRQFQLIGRPFQASNQFAGLPPGTYRFRISDEVGCTDSVAVAVTDASSMSLSPGRIKDVPCTGGRDGEAAVQLTGGIKPFVFYWQTERKDTLKARTPTQTGLSEGTYTVSVLDSNRCTTTTTFVTVKALAPIPPKPVITQTSTSLSIVEVTGIQWYVTVDTSAGKPVPNATTSTLVPFQSGRYYVVVTQGGCTSLPSNFVTFVLTASEPIGDLSVRVMPNPVTDRLRLEIEQTQRQAVQVQLIDLSGRAVRDYQIPAFTGKKQAEWPLTGISSGQYLLKAEAGDRRSVIRILVE encoded by the coding sequence TTGGCGGATCCTATCACCCTAACCCTTACGCCAGCTTCTCCGGCAGTATGTTCAGGCGGAAGTGTTGCTCTGGCGCTGACGGGTTGTCCGGTTGCCGGTACTGTTCGGTGGTCGACTAATCAGACAGGAGCAAGCATTACGGTGAGTCCTGCTCAAACAACAAGCTACACTGCCACCTGCTCGGTAAGTGGACCACAGGGTACAACCACTGCTTCGGCAACTAGCCAGGTTGTGGTCAGCCAGCCAATCGTTCTTACCAGCAACCCGGCATCTACGTCGGCCTGTGAAGGCGCTGTGGTGTCGTTTTCGGTTACTGCAAACGGTTCTGGTATTGCGTATTCGTGGTCTCGAAACGGTGTGCCGATTCCTGGCACGAATAGTCCTCAATTGTCGCTGGCCAGCATTACAATGGCTCAGGCGGGGGCTTATGCTGTTACTTTATCGAACCAATGTGGGAATGTGTCAAGTTCGGCGGCCCAACTGGCAATTGTTCCAGGGTTAACGATTTCCAGTGCTGTTACACCTGCCAATTGTACGGGTGCCAGTACGGGCCAGATTTTTATTACGGCCTCTGGTGGTACAGGGCCGAGGCAGTTTCAGCTGAACGGGCAGGGATCTCAGGTAGAAAACATTTTCTCAAACTTAAAAGCCGGAACTTACCAGGTATCGGTAAAAGATGTGCTTGGATGTACCGCCCAAACTACCGCACAGATTAAAGAGCCTACGCCTGTAGTTTTGACGGTAAAAGTTGTCAATGCGAAATGTTCGGGGGGATCCGACGGGGGGGTATTTGTGGCCGCCACTGGCGGAAATACTCCTTACCAATTTCAGATCAATGGCGGGCCGTTACAGACCGGGGAATCGTTTTTCGATTTGAAAGACAAGACAGCCTACATCGTTACGGCAGTCGATGGTACTGGCTGTGCCACATCACAGACCGCCGTGGTTGGCGCCCCTCAGGCAATTGATATCAAAGCCACTATCGGGTCGGCCAAATGTACGGGCTCTGCCGATGGTACGATTAATATTTTGAGTTCGGGTGGTACAGGATCCTATCAATATCAGATCGGTGCGGGCGTCTTTCAGGCAGGAACATTGTTCACTGGCCTGGCGGCTAAAACCTATGAGGTTACGGTTAAAGATGGCAGTGGCTGTTTAGGGAAAAAATCGATAGCAGTACCGGAACCACTGACCCTGAAACTGACAGCTGCGATTACACCAGTCAATTGTTTTGGCGATAATAGTGGTGCCATTACGCTAACGCCAAGTGGCGGAACGGGCTCTGTTCAATATCAGTTGACGTCTACCAAAACGCCCCAGAAAAGTAATGTGTTCAAAGCGCTTGCTCTGGGAGATTACACGGTTGTTGGGACCGATTCAAATGGGTGTACGGCGCTTTTACCCGTTACAATTGGTAAATCTGATCCCCTGAAAGTACAGGCTTCTATCGTGCCGGCTACCTGTTGTGTCTGCCCAACGGGCCAAGTGGCGCTAACGAGCGGTGGGGGCACCGGAACAGGGCGACAGTTTCAGCTGATTGGTCGGCCGTTTCAGGCTAGTAATCAATTTGCAGGGCTACCGCCAGGTACGTATCGTTTCCGCATTTCCGACGAAGTTGGCTGTACCGATTCGGTGGCTGTCGCTGTTACTGATGCGTCATCCATGTCGCTGTCGCCTGGTCGTATCAAAGATGTTCCGTGTACGGGCGGACGCGATGGCGAAGCGGCCGTACAACTCACGGGGGGAATCAAGCCGTTCGTGTTCTATTGGCAGACCGAACGAAAAGATACCCTGAAAGCCCGGACGCCAACACAGACTGGCCTGTCTGAAGGTACTTATACCGTTAGCGTTCTGGATAGTAATCGCTGTACGACCACCACGACGTTTGTTACAGTAAAAGCACTGGCTCCAATCCCGCCAAAGCCGGTTATCACACAGACAAGTACTAGTCTTTCGATCGTTGAGGTGACGGGTATTCAATGGTATGTAACAGTGGATACGAGCGCTGGCAAACCAGTGCCGAATGCGACGACCTCTACTTTAGTTCCTTTCCAGAGTGGCCGTTATTACGTCGTTGTGACTCAAGGGGGATGTACATCGTTGCCATCCAACTTTGTTACGTTTGTGCTGACGGCCTCAGAACCCATTGGTGATTTGTCGGTGCGAGTGATGCCGAATCCGGTTACCGATCGGTTGCGACTGGAAATTGAACAGACACAGCGCCAAGCTGTACAGGTGCAGCTAATCGATCTGTCGGGCCGGGCCGTTCGCGATTATCAGATACCCGCCTTTACGGGCAAAAAACAGGCCGAGTGGCCATTGACCGGCATTTCGTCAGGCCAGTATCTGCTGAAAGCCGAAGCTGGTGATCGGCGGTCAGTAATTAGAATTCTGGTGGAATAA
- a CDS encoding prolyl oligopeptidase family serine peptidase — protein MTKTTLHQCGSYLYRPLLLAFVSTYAFAQPSPKVEKPSDRLQLTVDAIMQDPKVWMGTSPSNPYWSDDSKTLYFDWNPDKNKSDSLYKVTFTTGKTLTASQPQKVSPADRRLLPTEPIAAFNRAHTQRLFERQGDIYWIDVKTGRIRQLTNTVEMEANPVFSGDEQRVIFRRTPNLFSINLQSGELMQLTDFRTGAKKAEPKLTDEEKFLKQDQLRLSTVLKERKAKKDEADRISKADKPKRPKEIYLDDKQLFNPQASPDGRFVTYRLSKNATNAKNAQVPTYVTESGYTEELPARTKVGAPLASQEFFVYDSVKDTVRAVSVKDIPGIGDKPEYLKTVANAKPDTAKKTRPVTVNGPVWSEDGKLCVVVVRSQDNKDRWIMRFEPETLKLTLLDRQHDEAWIGGPGIGNANSPGNMGFLADNQTLWFQSEADGYSHLYSINVLAGGQKKQLTSGKFEVQQVLPSKDKAYFFLQTNEVHPGEQHFYRMAVNGGERVRLTTMTGANEATLSPDETRLAIRYSSSNQPWELYVTELGLPSAAAKKTLASSAPIKLTSSQTENFKSYPWREATLVTIPASDGQTIYARLYKPERPTGKSVVFVHGAGYLQNAHKWWSQYFREYMFHNLLVDKGYTVLDIDYRASAGYGRDWRTGIYRFMGGKDLTDHVDAAKWLVQTQGVDANRIGIYGGSYGGFITLMAMFTTPDVFKAGAALRPVTDWAAYNHPYTANILNEPQLDSLSYRRSSPIYFAEGLKGYLLICHGMVDVNVHFQDTVRLMQRLIELKKDNWEVAAYPMEDHGFVEPSSWTDEYKRILKLFEERL, from the coding sequence ATGACAAAAACTACGCTTCATCAATGTGGTTCGTACCTCTATCGACCACTACTTCTGGCGTTCGTTTCCACGTATGCCTTTGCTCAGCCTTCACCAAAGGTCGAGAAGCCATCGGACAGGCTTCAACTCACCGTCGACGCCATTATGCAGGACCCCAAGGTCTGGATGGGCACTTCGCCCTCCAATCCATACTGGTCCGACGACTCGAAGACACTTTATTTTGACTGGAATCCAGATAAGAATAAAAGTGATTCGCTGTATAAAGTGACTTTCACGACCGGGAAAACACTAACGGCATCGCAACCGCAGAAGGTAAGTCCGGCCGATCGTCGCCTTCTGCCGACCGAACCAATCGCGGCTTTTAATCGGGCACACACGCAGCGTCTCTTCGAACGGCAGGGTGATATTTACTGGATCGATGTTAAGACCGGGCGAATTCGTCAGCTCACCAATACCGTTGAGATGGAAGCCAATCCTGTTTTTTCTGGCGACGAACAGCGGGTCATTTTCCGGCGCACACCCAATCTGTTCAGCATCAATCTTCAATCGGGCGAGCTGATGCAATTGACCGATTTCCGGACGGGTGCTAAAAAAGCCGAGCCTAAGCTAACCGACGAAGAGAAATTTCTGAAGCAGGATCAGCTTCGCCTGTCAACGGTTCTGAAAGAGCGTAAGGCCAAGAAAGACGAAGCAGACCGAATCAGCAAAGCCGACAAGCCCAAACGTCCTAAAGAAATTTACCTGGACGACAAACAGCTGTTTAATCCACAGGCCAGTCCTGATGGGCGCTTTGTCACCTACCGACTATCTAAAAATGCGACCAATGCCAAAAATGCGCAGGTGCCAACTTATGTAACCGAGTCGGGCTATACCGAAGAGCTCCCGGCGCGGACTAAAGTAGGGGCTCCATTAGCCAGCCAGGAATTTTTCGTGTACGATAGTGTCAAAGATACCGTTCGGGCGGTAAGCGTCAAGGATATTCCGGGAATCGGTGATAAGCCTGAGTACCTAAAAACGGTTGCCAATGCAAAACCCGATACAGCAAAAAAAACACGCCCGGTTACTGTCAATGGCCCGGTATGGTCTGAAGATGGTAAATTGTGTGTGGTTGTCGTTCGGTCGCAGGATAACAAAGATCGGTGGATCATGCGGTTCGAACCCGAGACGCTTAAGCTGACATTACTTGATCGCCAGCACGATGAAGCCTGGATCGGCGGACCTGGTATTGGCAACGCGAATTCGCCGGGCAACATGGGCTTTCTGGCCGATAATCAAACCCTGTGGTTTCAGTCGGAAGCCGATGGTTATTCGCACCTCTATTCGATCAATGTGTTGGCAGGCGGTCAAAAGAAGCAGTTAACTTCGGGAAAATTTGAAGTGCAACAGGTTCTGCCATCAAAAGATAAAGCCTATTTTTTCCTGCAAACCAATGAAGTGCATCCCGGCGAGCAGCATTTTTACCGGATGGCGGTGAATGGCGGTGAACGCGTTCGTCTGACAACAATGACCGGCGCTAATGAAGCAACGCTTTCGCCCGATGAAACCCGTCTGGCCATCCGTTATTCGTCCAGTAATCAGCCCTGGGAGTTGTATGTAACAGAGCTTGGTCTACCGTCGGCTGCTGCAAAGAAGACACTGGCCAGTAGTGCTCCAATCAAGTTAACAAGTTCGCAGACTGAAAACTTCAAAAGTTACCCCTGGCGTGAGGCTACGCTCGTAACGATCCCCGCCAGCGACGGCCAGACGATCTATGCCCGTTTGTATAAGCCCGAAAGGCCGACCGGCAAAAGTGTCGTATTTGTTCATGGCGCGGGCTATCTTCAAAATGCGCATAAGTGGTGGAGCCAGTATTTCCGCGAGTACATGTTTCATAACCTGCTCGTCGACAAGGGCTATACCGTACTCGATATCGATTACCGGGCTAGTGCGGGCTACGGCCGAGACTGGCGTACGGGTATCTATCGGTTTATGGGCGGAAAAGATTTGACCGACCATGTTGATGCCGCGAAATGGCTTGTACAAACGCAGGGTGTCGATGCTAACCGAATCGGTATTTATGGCGGTTCTTATGGCGGCTTTATTACACTGATGGCCATGTTTACCACGCCTGATGTGTTTAAAGCGGGGGCAGCGCTACGGCCCGTAACTGACTGGGCAGCTTATAACCATCCATACACGGCAAATATCCTGAACGAACCTCAACTGGATTCTCTGTCTTACCGTCGTTCGTCGCCGATTTATTTTGCCGAAGGCTTAAAGGGTTATTTGCTCATTTGCCACGGTATGGTCGACGTAAACGTGCATTTTCAAGATACGGTCCGGCTCATGCAACGGCTGATCGAGCTTAAAAAAGACAATTGGGAAGTAGCTGCGTACCCGATGGAAGATCATGGCTTCGTGGAGCCATCGAGCTGGACAGACGAATACAAGCGAATTCTGAAGTTGTTTGAAGAACGACTGTAA
- a CDS encoding YciI family protein translates to MQYVVHAYDHTDADALDRRMATRPAHLDYVRELKAKGQFVLGGALLDPVGQMIGSMLLLDLETEEQLADYLKSDPYIVQGVWDKVDVKPFRRADV, encoded by the coding sequence ATGCAATACGTTGTTCATGCTTACGATCACACCGATGCCGATGCGCTTGACCGGCGTATGGCTACCAGGCCCGCTCATCTCGACTATGTCCGCGAGTTAAAAGCAAAAGGCCAGTTTGTCCTTGGTGGTGCACTTCTTGATCCGGTTGGACAAATGATCGGCTCTATGTTACTCCTCGATCTGGAAACAGAAGAGCAACTGGCCGACTACCTCAAATCCGATCCTTACATCGTTCAGGGCGTTTGGGACAAAGTCGATGTGAAACCTTTTCGTAGAGCCGACGTGTGA
- the hxpB gene encoding hexitol phosphatase HxpB — translation MIHAAIFDMDGLLVDSEPHWRAMEREVFATVGLYLTDDECKQTTGLPIPDVVNYWFARAPWSDEAAAGRSHADLGDAITAGVHERIANFAEPMPGAIEALELFFRLGIPTAIASASPMSLIEVVVNRLRIRNYLTLWHSATLEARNKPAPDVYLGTARKLSVLPAACIAFEDSGSGLISAHSAGMQTVAVPAAFELDHPKFTIADVIIPSLTEFSMDMLTTLQNKEYHS, via the coding sequence TTGATACACGCAGCAATATTTGATATGGATGGGCTGCTGGTGGACTCTGAACCCCACTGGCGGGCCATGGAACGCGAAGTATTCGCAACAGTTGGGCTCTATCTGACTGACGATGAGTGCAAACAAACGACAGGGTTGCCAATTCCAGATGTTGTGAATTATTGGTTTGCACGAGCGCCCTGGAGCGATGAAGCAGCCGCTGGCCGTAGCCATGCCGATCTTGGCGACGCCATTACAGCCGGTGTTCACGAGCGCATTGCCAATTTTGCCGAACCGATGCCAGGCGCTATTGAAGCACTTGAGTTATTTTTTCGATTGGGAATCCCGACGGCTATCGCATCGGCCTCGCCCATGAGCCTGATTGAGGTTGTGGTAAACCGACTTCGTATTCGCAACTATCTGACGCTCTGGCATTCCGCTACACTGGAGGCACGTAATAAACCCGCGCCCGACGTTTATCTGGGAACTGCCCGTAAATTAAGTGTACTACCCGCAGCCTGCATTGCGTTTGAAGACTCAGGGAGTGGTCTGATATCGGCCCACTCGGCTGGTATGCAGACCGTGGCCGTACCTGCTGCTTTTGAACTGGATCACCCCAAATTTACCATCGCCGATGTGATTATACCTTCATTGACTGAGTTTTCGATGGATATGTTAACCACATTGCAGAACAAAGAATATCATTCCTAA